TCGGGCTCGACGGGGCCTGTGTATGTGTTGAAAGGGCTCTGTTCGAAAAGGGCCTCGGCCTTTTTCAGCTTCTGCTGCTGTATCGGATGCCAGTAGGCTACCGGCATGGTGTGGACCGGTCCTGTCTCGGGGTCGATCACGAATCCGTCGGACCTGAAAACCGCCTTCCTTTTCTCTGCCGGCAGGGGGCCTGTCTTAACCGTTCCGCTTGCATGGGAAAGGCGCGTGACGCTCCTCATGACCACAAGGCCCTTGATCTCTTCGGAGAGTTCGAACGCCCACTTGGTCATGTCCTTCGCCTCCTGGAAATCGCCCGGTTCAAGGAGCGGCAGTTCAAGCAGCTTTGCAAAATGGCGTGATTCGCCTTCGTTCACGCTTGAAAGAGCGCCGGGGTCATCGCAGGGAATGAGCACCATGCCTCCTCTTGTACCTGAAAGCCCCAGATGCAGGAGAAAGTCCGAAGCCACGTTAACGCCGTTCTGCTTCATGGCGACCAGCGAACGCAATCCGGCAAAAGAACCGGCTGCCGCGACTTCGACCGCCACCTTCTCGTTGACCGACCACTCCACATACAGGCCCCGTTCATCTGCGGCCTTTCCAAGATTTTCAATTATTTCCGAGGAAGGCGTACCGGGATATGCAGATGCGACCTGGACGCCTGCCTCAAGCGCGCCCCTTGCTATCGCCTCGTTTCCCATCATCAGAAGGATGTCTCCGCCTTTTTCTTCCGTCAGTCGGCTCATTCTGCACCTCCGGCTGAAATTATTTCATTAAGTACATCGGCGCCCAGGCGCATCATGGCCCGCGTTCCTTCGGCATCACAGTTGATTCTTCCCTCAGATGAGCCCTTGACAAACGCCCTCTGTTTTTTGTTTTTCGCGGCTGTTTTCAGGTGCTCCAGGTTTGCCGCAGGCATCTCGTCTGTTATGAGGAAGCCTTTTTTAACTGCATCGTCAAAAAAGCGCTCGCCGCGTTCCGTCCTTATTATAAGCGTATTCATATCCGGTCTGCCTTCGAGCACACCGACTGAAATGTCCGCAAACTCGGCGGTCATGTCCGTACAGTAAGAGCAGGTCTCGGGCACAAGCCCCCTTATTTCCGATAACGGGAAGGTGAGTTTGCCGCCTTCTGTATATACCTCGAAGACCTCGGCAGGCGGGGGCGGGATGTCGAACTTCTTAATTGTTTTAATGTCGAGCCTGTCCTTCAGAAATGCTTCTAGCCTGCCATAATCAAGCGCCCATGTGCAGAAAAGGCCTATGATAACGGCTGTCGGGTCTCTGAAATTATCCATACCGGTCGGATTGAGTCTCATCTGTGCGAGGGAAAGCGACTGGCATGGTGTGGCCACAACAGCGAGGTTGTCAAGGCCTTCTCTCACGGCGCGGTTTAGTGCCGAAAGAGATGGCGCCGCCGAATATTTCGATGAGGCACACGAAAGGACGCCTTTGGCAGTTTTTACGACCTTGGGCACAGGGAGCAGGCCTGAACTGTCGGTAAGGATTGCTGCCCTCGCCTTTTTCGATTTCAGTGCGGAGATTACAAGGGCCGTAACGGCGCCTCCTGCCTGAAAATCACCTTTGCCGGTCTTATCCGCAGCCTTTGCGATGAGAATCTTCCGATATTCGCCGAGAGGTTTTGCCCTGTAAGCATTTCCGAAATATGCTTTTGAGAGCTCATCCAGGTCAACCTCTATCTTCGGACAGAAAGCGAAGCACCTGCCGGTGGCTGATGTGCATGGGAAAAGACTGACCGTCGTTCCTCGGTGATTTTTGAAATAAGGGCACAGATCAACACATGCCCCGCAACCTATGCAAAGGCCCTTTGACTGGACATCGGCGATAAGCTCGTTTGCGCCTAAAACTTTCATAATGCCTCCACGAAAAAGCAGTTAAGCTTTTAAGCTAATGAGCAGTTAGGTTGAATAAAGAGTCAATAACCTTCAATAATTGCTTAGCGATTCGCCGCCGCCTTTTTCTTCGCCTCGCTTACCTCATATTCCCTCAGACTCCGGGCCATATCCCGAACTTGATCGGGTAGGGCGTTGACCGGCAGTCCTGAAGATAGCGCCATATAGTATATGTGTGCCACCTTTTCGAGGAGTTCTGCGGCAAGCAGCGCCTTGTCCATATTTTTACCCAGGGCAATTATCCCGTGGTTCTGGATAATGTAGGCGTTGGCGTTGTTGCCCAGCTTGCCTGCAACACCCGCGGCCAGTTCCGGGCTGCCGGAAACTGCGTATGGGGTTACCTCGACCGATTCGCCGAGCATGAAGGAGACCTCGTCAAAAAGTGCGGGGATGGGCTTGTTCAGCAGTGCGAAGACGCTCCCGTATATCTGATGTGTGTGGACTACGGCGTTCACGTCCGGCCTTTCGCGGTAGATGACAGCATGCATCCCGGCTTCTACCGAGGGAGGACGGCAACCTTCCACCACGGAACAGGAAAGATCGACGATGCAGATGTCATCCGGGGTGATCTCGTGGTATTTCACTGATGACGGTGTGATCGCCATCAAATTTTCGCCGTCTATCCTCACCGATACATTGCCTCCCGTACCCCTGAGTGAGCCGAAATAACCGTTGTCGGACAGCCATATACTGGCTTCGAGCACTTCATTCTGGTACTTTTCAAATTTACCCATATACAGTTTTGCTCCTTTCAAGCTTTTTCGTTGGAAAAAAATAGTCCCTTTTTTACCTGTTTGTCCCTGTGCCGTATTATGACGTGACTGAAGGCCGCTTGTTTTTAGAAAGCTCCTCAAGCTTTTTTTCATCCGGCTCGGGGCGGGGGGCCGACCATGAGAATGCCTGAAGCACCTCGGGATTAAGGATATAATCCGGTTTCTCTCCTGCCATGAGCTTTCTGATCTGACCTGCTGCTATCGCCCCCTGATGCGCCGCCGTTTCGGCGGTATTCCCGCCAAGATGAGGAGTGGCGATAACATTGGGGTGTGATACGATGGGGTCGTCCGATCCCGGAGGCTCCGCCGGGAAAACATCCAGGGCGGCGCCCGCTATTTTGCCAGATGTAAGAGCCCATAACAGCGCATCGTCTTCCACAAGGGAGGCCCTGGCTGTATTGATGAAGAAGGCCCCGGTTTTCATTTTTTCAAACGCCTCACGATTGATCATCCCTTTTGTGGCCTCAATCGCAGGGGCATGAATGCTTATAAAATCGCTTACGGAGAGCAGCTCATCAAGGGAAACCTTCTGTGCTGAAAGCAAAGCACCGGCCCCTTCGGTTACCATCGGGTCATAGAAGACGATTCTGGCACCGAATCGGGACAGTCTGGCAGCGACTCCTGCGCCTACATTTCCCATTCCCACCAGCCCCACGGTCTTTCTCCAGAGTTCTTTGCCCTGGTATTTCAGATAGGCCTCTCCCATCTTTGCCATGTCGCCCTCTTTCACATTTCCGCGCTTTAAGAAATCGGATGACCCCGGCATCATGCGGGCGAGCATGATCATGAAGGCGACTGTCAGGTCGGCAACCGCATCTGCATTACGTCCGGGTGTGTTCATTACGGGAATGCCAAAGGCTGTTGCCGCCTTGATGTCAACATTGACCGCGTTCCCGCGGCAGGTGACGATCGCCCTGAGGTCCTTTGAATCGCGGATGGCGGGGAAATCTACCACATCCATTTCGGTAACGAATATTTTTTTGCCCGCAAGCGCATCGGCCAATTCCTTACCGCCGTCGTACAACTTCATTTTTTCGCGCCATCCCTCGTAAACAACATTGCCTATGCTTTCGAATTCGCTGATGGCGGTCTTTTCAAGGGAAGCGGTGATGAAGATATCCGGCTTGAATGACGGATCGGCTGCCCTGCCCGCTGCGGGAGAGGGTTCGAAGAGCGAAGCGGTAAGAAGGTCGCCGATGCATGCATCGGCAGTGGCGCGTTTGTCAAAGGCCTGCCTCCATCCCGTATAGAGGTTCTGATATTTTTCCGCGGTTTTACCCGGCTTGTATTCGTTAAAAGCCATGGATATTTTTCTGGCGCCTGTTGCAGGGTCGGAGAACACTCCTGCTCCTACGCCTGCAAGCACTGCTGCTCCTAACGATGAAGCCTCTGAGACCGGAGGGACATTCACAGCGCATCCTGTCACGTCAGATGTGATCTGCGTGAAGAGTAAGCTTCCGGACATGCCGCCTGTAACCATAATTTTGGGTATCTTTTTGCCTGAGACGGCGATGATCTGCTCGAGGTTTGCCCGTACGGAGAAGGCAATACCCTCGATAAGGGCGCGGGCTATGTGTCTGCGGCTGCGGGCCGGGTCTCCGGTAACCATGTGGGAAAAGGTGAGGTTTCCTACGGGCAGACCGACTGACCTGCCGTCGAATAATGCCGTACCGAAAGTGGAGTAAACGCCTGCGGCCCCGGGCAGCGAATCTTCCGCCTCTGCAAACAAGCCGAGGGCGGCATCGGGGGCGTCAGGATAAAGCAGGCGGGCAAACCAGTCGATGATGTCGCCGGTAATGAGGCCGTTGCTTTCCAGGACATATTTCCCGGGTACGACATGCTGTCCGCTCCAGAGCCGCCCGGAATCATCCAGTATCAGATCATCACTCACCAGCTGAAGCGGCATAGTGGTGCCTGCTATGACTGCAAGGTCGCCATCGGCAACTGCCCCGGCCCCCAGCAGACCGCACTGGGTGTCTGCGCCGCCAGCCGCAACCGGTATTCCGGGGACAAGGCCCAGGATATCGGCGCCTTCTTTTGTCAGCGGACCGAGATGCGAGCCGGAATCCACTGGCGCCGGAAAGAGCGAGACGGGAAGCCCCAGTGAGTTGATGAGATCGGATGCCCACTGGTTCTCTTTCAGGTCGAAAAGAAGCGTCTCTCCTGCCTGTGAGCGCTCTGAGGCGAGTTTTCCTGACAATATGAATGCAATCCAGTCGGTAACCGACAGCGCGGCGGTTGCCCGCTTGAAAAGATCGGGTGCGTTGTTTTTAAGCCAGATAAGACGGGTACCCAGGAACAGAGGTGTCGGCCAATGGCCTGATATGGCGTGTACTTCATTTCCACGTTCAAAGCCCAGCATCATGCCTTCGCCAAGGGCCCTGGCATCCTTGTTGGGAGTTGCCAGCAGTATCTCATTACCTGCATCAAGGACAACGGTCGTATTGCGCATACCGCTTGCAGCAATGCCCGCGATCTGTTCAGGTGCAACGCCGGCTTTTGCGAGCACCTCACGGGATGCTTCGCCCAGCTTTTTCAGGATGCCGGCGGTATCGATGGAAAAGCCGAGGCCGCTGGTGCCGGGTGCTGAAGGGTGTGTCCAGTTTCGCTTTGCTGTTTTTACCGCCCCTGTTTCAATATCCAGAAGGAGGCAACGGCCGGATCCCCCTCCTATGTCGATTGCCATCAGGTATTGCGTTTTCATATTAAGAAGCTCCTTTATAATAGAGGAAGTATGAATTTTTGGTTTTTTTATGTCAAGCCAATTTGCCTTGCATTTCAGAATATCGGATATGGTTTGAATCTATCTTTTAATGCTATTATATCAAGGCACCGGACAACGTTATACATTTGGAGGGGATCATGCGCATCATCAGGGCGGTTATTGGTTTTATCGTTATCTTAATACTGAGCTGTATCTTATTCGTCTATCTGGCTCCTGAAAAAGCCACGGCGATGGCAATTGGTCTTGAGCGGAAACTAGCCGGGCTTTCGTTCAAGGAAATAGATCTGCCCGGTGGGCTGCATTATGCCTATCTTGAAGGAGGGCAGGGGGAACCGCTTATGCTCCTGCACGGCTTCGGGGCCGACAAGGATAATTTTGTCCGGGTGGCCCGTTTTCTGACAAATCGTTACAGAGTAATAATTCCCGATAACCTGGGCTTCGGAGAATCCGGTCATCCCGCTGACGCCGACTACAGGCCCGGCGCCCAGGCCGCAAGACTCAGGAACCTGGCCCTGGCCCTAGGCATAACGAAAGTGCACCTGGGAGGCAGTTCGATGGGCGGCCACATTTCCATGATGTATGCCGCGATGTATCCTGATGAGGTACAGAGCCTCTGGCTGCTGGACCCGGGCGGCATATGGAGCGCGCCTCCCGGCGAACTTCAAAAGGTTATCGCTCAGGGTGGAGAAAATCCTCTTATGGCTAAAAGCGAAGATGATTTCGCCCGGATATTTGCTTTCGTAATGTCGAAACCGCCTTTCATTCCAAGGCCGATGCTGAATGTCATGGCAAAAGAGCGCATACGTAATTATAATCTGGAGAAGCGGATTTTTAAGGAATTGAGCGATGATTCGATCGAGAAGCACGTGGCCGGCCTCAAAACGCCTGCCCTTATCGTGTGGGGAGAAAACGACCGGGTCATCAGTGCGGCCACTGCCGGGGTGCTCCACAACCTGATGCCGGAATCCAGAGTCATTATCATGCCGGGAGTAGGCCACCTTCCCATGATCGAAGAGCCGGACAGGACGGCCGGTGATTATCTGAAATTCAGGGACGGGCTGAAATGACGCATCGGAAAAGACATTTCGAAACAGAAAGGCCTCTTCCGCCAGACAAATAGGCCTTGCATTTTTTATCCTGCGGCGTTTAACCTTTCAGTTATTGAACCCGCACCTTTTTAGACCTGTTCCACGAATCAGGCCGGCTTCCGGCCGCGCCGCTAAAGGAGGTAAATATATGGCAAGGGACAATTCCGGCAAGGTACTCAAGACCATTCTGTACATTCTACTTGCTCTGGTTGTCATAATTTCAGCAGGCGGGTATGTCTTTTACAGGAGCATGATGAAGAGCCCTGTCCCGAAGGTCGAAGGCGAGCTGAAGGCGGGCGGGCTCAGGGAGAGCGTAGAGGTTTTGCGCGATGAGTGGGGGGTGCCTCACATATATGCTAAAAACATGCATGACCTCATGTTCGCCCAGGGCTATGTTCAGGCTCAGGACCGCTTCTGGCAGATGGAGTTCTTCCGCAAGACATGCGGAGGGCGCATAGAGGAACTCACTGGCAGGAAGGCCGCCCTGGTGAACGCCGATATATATCTTCGGTCTCTTGGCATATACAGGGTCGTGGAGGAGGAGTACAAAAGCTATTCCTCTGC
This genomic window from Desulfomonilia bacterium contains:
- a CDS encoding Coenzyme F420 hydrogenase/dehydrogenase, beta subunit C-terminal domain, which gives rise to MKVLGANELIADVQSKGLCIGCGACVDLCPYFKNHRGTTVSLFPCTSATGRCFAFCPKIEVDLDELSKAYFGNAYRAKPLGEYRKILIAKAADKTGKGDFQAGGAVTALVISALKSKKARAAILTDSSGLLPVPKVVKTAKGVLSCASSKYSAAPSLSALNRAVREGLDNLAVVATPCQSLSLAQMRLNPTGMDNFRDPTAVIIGLFCTWALDYGRLEAFLKDRLDIKTIKKFDIPPPPAEVFEVYTEGGKLTFPLSEIRGLVPETCSYCTDMTAEFADISVGVLEGRPDMNTLIIRTERGERFFDDAVKKGFLITDEMPAANLEHLKTAAKNKKQRAFVKGSSEGRINCDAEGTRAMMRLGADVLNEIISAGGAE
- a CDS encoding class II aldolase/adducin family protein, translating into MGKFEKYQNEVLEASIWLSDNGYFGSLRGTGGNVSVRIDGENLMAITPSSVKYHEITPDDICIVDLSCSVVEGCRPPSVEAGMHAVIYRERPDVNAVVHTHQIYGSVFALLNKPIPALFDEVSFMLGESVEVTPYAVSGSPELAAGVAGKLGNNANAYIIQNHGIIALGKNMDKALLAAELLEKVAHIYYMALSSGLPVNALPDQVRDMARSLREYEVSEAKKKAAANR
- a CDS encoding NAD(P)-dependent oxidoreductase, producing the protein MKTQYLMAIDIGGGSGRCLLLDIETGAVKTAKRNWTHPSAPGTSGLGFSIDTAGILKKLGEASREVLAKAGVAPEQIAGIAASGMRNTTVVLDAGNEILLATPNKDARALGEGMMLGFERGNEVHAISGHWPTPLFLGTRLIWLKNNAPDLFKRATAALSVTDWIAFILSGKLASERSQAGETLLFDLKENQWASDLINSLGLPVSLFPAPVDSGSHLGPLTKEGADILGLVPGIPVAAGGADTQCGLLGAGAVADGDLAVIAGTTMPLQLVSDDLILDDSGRLWSGQHVVPGKYVLESNGLITGDIIDWFARLLYPDAPDAALGLFAEAEDSLPGAAGVYSTFGTALFDGRSVGLPVGNLTFSHMVTGDPARSRRHIARALIEGIAFSVRANLEQIIAVSGKKIPKIMVTGGMSGSLLFTQITSDVTGCAVNVPPVSEASSLGAAVLAGVGAGVFSDPATGARKISMAFNEYKPGKTAEKYQNLYTGWRQAFDKRATADACIGDLLTASLFEPSPAAGRAADPSFKPDIFITASLEKTAISEFESIGNVVYEGWREKMKLYDGGKELADALAGKKIFVTEMDVVDFPAIRDSKDLRAIVTCRGNAVNVDIKAATAFGIPVMNTPGRNADAVADLTVAFMIMLARMMPGSSDFLKRGNVKEGDMAKMGEAYLKYQGKELWRKTVGLVGMGNVGAGVAARLSRFGARIVFYDPMVTEGAGALLSAQKVSLDELLSVSDFISIHAPAIEATKGMINREAFEKMKTGAFFINTARASLVEDDALLWALTSGKIAGAALDVFPAEPPGSDDPIVSHPNVIATPHLGGNTAETAAHQGAIAAGQIRKLMAGEKPDYILNPEVLQAFSWSAPRPEPDEKKLEELSKNKRPSVTS
- a CDS encoding alpha/beta hydrolase; the protein is MRIIRAVIGFIVILILSCILFVYLAPEKATAMAIGLERKLAGLSFKEIDLPGGLHYAYLEGGQGEPLMLLHGFGADKDNFVRVARFLTNRYRVIIPDNLGFGESGHPADADYRPGAQAARLRNLALALGITKVHLGGSSMGGHISMMYAAMYPDEVQSLWLLDPGGIWSAPPGELQKVIAQGGENPLMAKSEDDFARIFAFVMSKPPFIPRPMLNVMAKERIRNYNLEKRIFKELSDDSIEKHVAGLKTPALIVWGENDRVISAATAGVLHNLMPESRVIIMPGVGHLPMIEEPDRTAGDYLKFRDGLK